In a genomic window of Oncorhynchus keta strain PuntledgeMale-10-30-2019 chromosome 26, Oket_V2, whole genome shotgun sequence:
- the LOC118359263 gene encoding zinc finger and SCAN domain-containing protein 21-like isoform X6 has protein sequence MVRSRGRCCRPLQCNPLNTEMFTIIELILFFELSDLQQRTLSVSEEEVPPEQQQCEQEWSPSLGPEDTEPTQIKEEEEEFRTTQEEEQSHGFETDTKDSIFTAGCVKNDCDEDPTHPSRLYQAQKEGNGKRDHITEQITTQPDGEDYIESEPISVSQPLSAVNPDAAQSENIESVGGMETGGPLSGFKPVISKRSEMAKGQRSHINTKGKTSTQFSLLKSPSQSHATSYCSCAVCGTCFNQNEDLKRHMRSHTGENPYYCHDCGKTFIRSGHLKIHMRIHTGEKPFNCRHCGQGFNQNGNLKRHMRIHTGEKPYHCHFCGKGFCNSSNLKKHIRIHTGAGFGSIPI, from the exons ATGGTGAGATCCAGAGGCAGATGTTGCAGACCTTTACAGTGCAATCCTCTGAATA CTGAGATGTTCACCATCATAGAACTGATTCTGTTTTTTGAACTTTCTG ACCTCCAGCAGCGTACTCTCTCTGTATCTGAAGAGGAGGTTCCCCCTGAGCAGCAGCAGTGTGAGCAGGAGTGGAGCCCCAGTCTGGGACCGGAGGACACAGAGCCCACACAGattaaagaggaagaggaggaattcAGGACCACTCAGGAGGAAGAGCAGAGTCATGGGTTTGAGACTGATACTAAAGACTCCATATTCACTGCTGGCTGTGTGAAAAATGACTGTGATGAGGACCCAACTCATCCCTCACGTCTCTATCAAGCCCAAAAGGAAGGAAATGGCAAGAGAGACCATATAACTGAACAGATCACAACACAACCTGATGGAGAGGACTACATAGAATCAGAACCAATCAGTGTCTCCCAGCCCCTCTCTGCAGTAAATCCAGATGCAGCTCAGAGTGAAAACATTGAAAGTGTAGGTGGTATGGAGACTGGAGGACCTCTGTCAGGTTTTAAGCCAGTCATATCAAAGAGATCAGAGATGGCAAAAGGACAAAGGTCCCATATCAATACTAAGGGTAAGACATCGACACAATTCTCCCTCCTGAAATCACCCAGTCAAAGTCATGCTACTTCCTATTGTTCCTGCGCTGTTTGTGGTACATGCTTCAACCAGAATGAAGATCTGAAAAGACACATGAGGAGCCACACAGGAGAGAATCCATATTATTGTCATGATTGTGGCAAAACATTCATTCGGAGTGGACATCTAAAAATACATATGCGgattcacacaggggagaaacctttTAATTGTCGTCATTGTGGCCAAGGATTCAACCAGAATGGAAATCTAAAAAGACACATGaggattcacacaggagagaaaccatatcACTGTCATTTTTGTGGCAAAGGATTCTGCAACAGCAGTAATCTGAAAAAACACATAAGGATTCACACAGGTGCAGGGTTTGGGTCAATTCCAATTTAG
- the LOC118359263 gene encoding zinc finger protein 177-like isoform X7: METQGNSALCSYKRPRETSLIRDLQQRTLSVSEEEVPPEQQQCEQEWSPSLGPEDTEPTQIKEEEEEFRTTQEEEQSHGFETDTKDSIFTAGCVKNDCDEDPTHPSRLYQAQKEGNGKRDHITEQITTQPDGEDYIESEPISVSQPLSAVNPDAAQSENIESVGGMETGGPLSGFKPVISKRSEMAKGQRSHINTKGKTSTQFSLLKSPSQSHATSYCSCAVCGTCFNQNEDLKRHMRSHTGENPYYCHDCGKTFIRSGHLKIHMRIHTGEKPFNCRHCGQGFNQNGNLKRHMRIHTGEKPYHCHFCGKGFCNSSNLKKHIRIHTGAGFGSIPI, translated from the coding sequence ACCTCCAGCAGCGTACTCTCTCTGTATCTGAAGAGGAGGTTCCCCCTGAGCAGCAGCAGTGTGAGCAGGAGTGGAGCCCCAGTCTGGGACCGGAGGACACAGAGCCCACACAGattaaagaggaagaggaggaattcAGGACCACTCAGGAGGAAGAGCAGAGTCATGGGTTTGAGACTGATACTAAAGACTCCATATTCACTGCTGGCTGTGTGAAAAATGACTGTGATGAGGACCCAACTCATCCCTCACGTCTCTATCAAGCCCAAAAGGAAGGAAATGGCAAGAGAGACCATATAACTGAACAGATCACAACACAACCTGATGGAGAGGACTACATAGAATCAGAACCAATCAGTGTCTCCCAGCCCCTCTCTGCAGTAAATCCAGATGCAGCTCAGAGTGAAAACATTGAAAGTGTAGGTGGTATGGAGACTGGAGGACCTCTGTCAGGTTTTAAGCCAGTCATATCAAAGAGATCAGAGATGGCAAAAGGACAAAGGTCCCATATCAATACTAAGGGTAAGACATCGACACAATTCTCCCTCCTGAAATCACCCAGTCAAAGTCATGCTACTTCCTATTGTTCCTGCGCTGTTTGTGGTACATGCTTCAACCAGAATGAAGATCTGAAAAGACACATGAGGAGCCACACAGGAGAGAATCCATATTATTGTCATGATTGTGGCAAAACATTCATTCGGAGTGGACATCTAAAAATACATATGCGgattcacacaggggagaaacctttTAATTGTCGTCATTGTGGCCAAGGATTCAACCAGAATGGAAATCTAAAAAGACACATGaggattcacacaggagagaaaccatatcACTGTCATTTTTGTGGCAAAGGATTCTGCAACAGCAGTAATCTGAAAAAACACATAAGGATTCACACAGGTGCAGGGTTTGGGTCAATTCCAATTTAG
- the LOC118359263 gene encoding zinc finger and SCAN domain-containing protein 21-like isoform X9: MSITEAQLLVIADLQQRTLSVSEEEVPPEQQQCEQEWSPSLGPEDTEPTQIKEEEEEFRTTQEEEQSHGFETDTKDSIFTAGCVKNDCDEDPTHPSRLYQAQKEGNGKRDHITEQITTQPDGEDYIESEPISVSQPLSAVNPDAAQSENIESVGGMETGGPLSGFKPVISKRSEMAKGQRSHINTKGKTSTQFSLLKSPSQSHATSYCSCAVCGTCFNQNEDLKRHMRSHTGENPYYCHDCGKTFIRSGHLKIHMRIHTGEKPFNCRHCGQGFNQNGNLKRHMRIHTGEKPYHCHFCGKGFCNSSNLKKHIRIHTGAGFGSIPI; the protein is encoded by the coding sequence ACCTCCAGCAGCGTACTCTCTCTGTATCTGAAGAGGAGGTTCCCCCTGAGCAGCAGCAGTGTGAGCAGGAGTGGAGCCCCAGTCTGGGACCGGAGGACACAGAGCCCACACAGattaaagaggaagaggaggaattcAGGACCACTCAGGAGGAAGAGCAGAGTCATGGGTTTGAGACTGATACTAAAGACTCCATATTCACTGCTGGCTGTGTGAAAAATGACTGTGATGAGGACCCAACTCATCCCTCACGTCTCTATCAAGCCCAAAAGGAAGGAAATGGCAAGAGAGACCATATAACTGAACAGATCACAACACAACCTGATGGAGAGGACTACATAGAATCAGAACCAATCAGTGTCTCCCAGCCCCTCTCTGCAGTAAATCCAGATGCAGCTCAGAGTGAAAACATTGAAAGTGTAGGTGGTATGGAGACTGGAGGACCTCTGTCAGGTTTTAAGCCAGTCATATCAAAGAGATCAGAGATGGCAAAAGGACAAAGGTCCCATATCAATACTAAGGGTAAGACATCGACACAATTCTCCCTCCTGAAATCACCCAGTCAAAGTCATGCTACTTCCTATTGTTCCTGCGCTGTTTGTGGTACATGCTTCAACCAGAATGAAGATCTGAAAAGACACATGAGGAGCCACACAGGAGAGAATCCATATTATTGTCATGATTGTGGCAAAACATTCATTCGGAGTGGACATCTAAAAATACATATGCGgattcacacaggggagaaacctttTAATTGTCGTCATTGTGGCCAAGGATTCAACCAGAATGGAAATCTAAAAAGACACATGaggattcacacaggagagaaaccatatcACTGTCATTTTTGTGGCAAAGGATTCTGCAACAGCAGTAATCTGAAAAAACACATAAGGATTCACACAGGTGCAGGGTTTGGGTCAATTCCAATTTAG
- the LOC118359263 gene encoding zinc finger and SCAN domain-containing protein 21-like isoform X8 yields the protein MSITEAQLLVIAGLIHSHMKQRTLSVSEEEVPPEQQQCEQEWSPSLGPEDTEPTQIKEEEEEFRTTQEEEQSHGFETDTKDSIFTAGCVKNDCDEDPTHPSRLYQAQKEGNGKRDHITEQITTQPDGEDYIESEPISVSQPLSAVNPDAAQSENIESVGGMETGGPLSGFKPVISKRSEMAKGQRSHINTKGKTSTQFSLLKSPSQSHATSYCSCAVCGTCFNQNEDLKRHMRSHTGENPYYCHDCGKTFIRSGHLKIHMRIHTGEKPFNCRHCGQGFNQNGNLKRHMRIHTGEKPYHCHFCGKGFCNSSNLKKHIRIHTGAGFGSIPI from the coding sequence CAGCGTACTCTCTCTGTATCTGAAGAGGAGGTTCCCCCTGAGCAGCAGCAGTGTGAGCAGGAGTGGAGCCCCAGTCTGGGACCGGAGGACACAGAGCCCACACAGattaaagaggaagaggaggaattcAGGACCACTCAGGAGGAAGAGCAGAGTCATGGGTTTGAGACTGATACTAAAGACTCCATATTCACTGCTGGCTGTGTGAAAAATGACTGTGATGAGGACCCAACTCATCCCTCACGTCTCTATCAAGCCCAAAAGGAAGGAAATGGCAAGAGAGACCATATAACTGAACAGATCACAACACAACCTGATGGAGAGGACTACATAGAATCAGAACCAATCAGTGTCTCCCAGCCCCTCTCTGCAGTAAATCCAGATGCAGCTCAGAGTGAAAACATTGAAAGTGTAGGTGGTATGGAGACTGGAGGACCTCTGTCAGGTTTTAAGCCAGTCATATCAAAGAGATCAGAGATGGCAAAAGGACAAAGGTCCCATATCAATACTAAGGGTAAGACATCGACACAATTCTCCCTCCTGAAATCACCCAGTCAAAGTCATGCTACTTCCTATTGTTCCTGCGCTGTTTGTGGTACATGCTTCAACCAGAATGAAGATCTGAAAAGACACATGAGGAGCCACACAGGAGAGAATCCATATTATTGTCATGATTGTGGCAAAACATTCATTCGGAGTGGACATCTAAAAATACATATGCGgattcacacaggggagaaacctttTAATTGTCGTCATTGTGGCCAAGGATTCAACCAGAATGGAAATCTAAAAAGACACATGaggattcacacaggagagaaaccatatcACTGTCATTTTTGTGGCAAAGGATTCTGCAACAGCAGTAATCTGAAAAAACACATAAGGATTCACACAGGTGCAGGGTTTGGGTCAATTCCAATTTAG